In Deltaproteobacteria bacterium, a genomic segment contains:
- the lptC gene encoding LPS export ABC transporter periplasmic protein LptC has product MGHFRYVAVFGSAVLLLVIIWGFFATEGRRQQESSLSVSGIAADAQFEGITYDRYEGGRLEWTLKAERASFFEDREILDLEKVLVFVDQGEKEQVEIRADSGTYDVKGEDISLAGHVLMTTPDGRTLSTERLYYIRKDQLMRSDDPVLIRGQGVLVKGAGFEYHFDTGIMTIRKQQTTLDEGSRMTF; this is encoded by the coding sequence ATGGGCCATTTTCGATATGTGGCGGTTTTCGGGTCAGCCGTCCTGCTCCTGGTCATCATATGGGGATTTTTTGCCACAGAAGGAAGGCGGCAACAGGAGTCCTCCCTTTCTGTGAGCGGGATTGCTGCAGATGCCCAGTTCGAAGGGATAACCTACGACAGGTACGAGGGCGGCCGGCTCGAATGGACATTGAAGGCCGAGCGTGCGAGTTTTTTTGAGGACCGTGAGATCCTCGATCTGGAAAAGGTCCTTGTCTTTGTGGATCAGGGGGAAAAGGAACAGGTGGAGATCCGTGCCGATTCGGGGACCTATGACGTGAAGGGGGAGGACATATCGCTTGCTGGCCATGTCCTCATGACCACCCCGGACGGAAGGACCCTTTCGACCGAGAGGCTTTACTACATACGCAAGGACCAGCTCATGCGGTCCGACGATCCCGTTCTTATCAGGGGACAGGGAGTTCTTGTGAAGGGGGCAGGGTTCGAGTATCACTTCGATACCGGGATTATGACCATTAGAAAGCAGCAGACGACCCTTGATGAGGGGTCACGCATGACCTTTTAG
- the kdsA gene encoding 3-deoxy-8-phosphooctulonate synthase: protein MIQEPESVSIADFDVGPGCRPLLIAGPCVLEDLDTALGIGEVMARAAEREGFSYLFKASFDKANRTSIRSYRGPGLDRGMEMLAAVKARLGVPVISDIHEPEQAAKVAKVLDCIQIPAFLCRQTDLLLAAARTGLPVSVKKGQFLAPWDMRHVIGKIREGGGRGVLLVERGTSFGYNNLVVDMRSLPIMRGYGVPVIFDATHSVQLPGAGDACSSGQREFVPALARAAVAAGVDGVFLEVHPEPERALCDGPNSLSLHDAERLLRVLRAIHEIAHGQD, encoded by the coding sequence ATGATCCAGGAACCTGAATCCGTTTCCATCGCCGACTTTGATGTAGGCCCAGGCTGCCGTCCCCTCCTCATAGCAGGCCCATGTGTCCTCGAGGACCTGGACACAGCGCTCGGCATCGGGGAGGTCATGGCCAGGGCTGCGGAGCGCGAGGGCTTTTCATATCTCTTCAAGGCCTCTTTCGACAAGGCGAACCGGACCTCTATCCGTTCTTACCGGGGGCCGGGTCTTGATCGGGGCATGGAGATGCTTGCCGCTGTCAAGGCCCGTCTTGGGGTCCCGGTGATATCGGACATCCACGAGCCCGAGCAGGCCGCAAAGGTCGCCAAGGTGCTCGATTGCATCCAGATCCCGGCCTTTCTCTGCCGTCAGACCGATTTGCTCCTTGCTGCGGCCCGGACTGGTCTGCCGGTGAGCGTCAAGAAGGGCCAGTTTCTCGCCCCTTGGGACATGCGCCACGTGATAGGCAAGATCCGTGAGGGGGGTGGCCGGGGTGTCCTTCTCGTGGAACGAGGGACGTCTTTCGGCTACAATAATCTCGTGGTGGACATGAGGTCGCTTCCGATCATGAGGGGGTACGGGGTCCCTGTGATCTTCGATGCCACCCACAGCGTCCAGCTTCCAGGGGCTGGGGATGCGTGTTCCTCTGGCCAGAGGGAATTCGTCCCTGCACTCGCCCGTGCGGCAGTGGCGGCTGGTGTGGACGGGGTCTTTCTGGAGGTCCACCCGGAGCCGGAGAGGGCCCTTTGCGACGGCCCCAACAGCCTTTCGCTCCATGACGCCGAGCGTCTTCTTCGTGTCCTCCGCGCCATACACGAGATCGCCCATGGCCAGGACTGA
- the lptB gene encoding LPS export ABC transporter ATP-binding protein: MNVLEAHGLIKKYRGRTVVDGVSIELTGESVVGLLGPNGAGKTTTFYMIAGLIQPDGGTVSLNGEDITRLPMHERARKGITYLPQEPSVFRRLSVVDNIRLVLEARGFSKDEMRIRAQELLDGMGIGHLAGARGDSLSGGERRRVEVLRALATDPAFILLDEPFAGVDPRAVADLQGIIRGLKARGIGVFLSDHNVRETLTVCDHAYIVNNGTIIEKGTPEKIASSPVVRESYLGENFRF, translated from the coding sequence GTGAACGTCCTCGAGGCCCATGGGCTCATCAAGAAATACCGGGGTCGCACAGTAGTCGATGGCGTGAGCATCGAGCTTACAGGGGAATCCGTCGTCGGTCTTCTCGGCCCCAACGGCGCCGGAAAGACGACGACCTTTTATATGATCGCCGGCCTTATCCAGCCGGATGGAGGGACGGTCTCTCTGAACGGGGAGGACATCACCCGGCTTCCGATGCACGAGCGGGCCCGCAAGGGCATCACATATCTCCCCCAGGAGCCATCGGTATTTCGTAGGCTCTCTGTCGTGGACAATATCCGCCTCGTTCTTGAGGCGCGCGGTTTTTCAAAGGACGAAATGAGGATCCGTGCACAGGAGCTTCTCGACGGGATGGGCATCGGACATCTCGCCGGGGCGCGTGGAGATTCTCTTTCAGGTGGAGAGCGCCGGAGGGTCGAGGTCCTTCGGGCACTGGCAACGGATCCTGCATTCATACTGCTCGACGAACCCTTCGCCGGGGTGGATCCGAGGGCGGTCGCCGATCTCCAGGGGATCATCCGGGGTCTTAAGGCGCGTGGAATCGGGGTGTTTCTCTCTGACCACAACGTTCGGGAAACCTTGACTGTCTGTGACCATGCCTATATTGTTAATAATGGCACGATTATTGAAAAGGGGACTCCGGAGAAGATCGCCTCAAGCCCTGTCGTGCGGGAGAGTTATCTTGGGGAAAATTTCCGTTTTTAG
- a CDS encoding CTP synthase, which produces MKTKFIFITGGVLSSLGKGLAAASIGALLEARGLRITIQKLDPYINVDPGTMNPFQHGEVFVTDDGAETDLDLGHYERYTTVRFGQRHNYTSGRIYHSVITKERKGDYLGGTVQVIPHVTDEIKQAILQLEGEADIAIVEIGGTVGDIEGLPFLEAIRQLRGDLGRENTLYVHVTYVPFIKTAGEVKTKPTQHSVKELRSIGIQPDILLCRSEVPLEKGIKAKIALFCDVEPDRVITAQDVGCIYEVPLKFREEGLDERIIEALRMWTREPILTDWEDLMARIREPQYQVRIAVVGKYPNFSEAYKSLNEALAHGGFANMAKVSIDFINSEELRGPELVERLRAVDGILVPGGFGSRGIPGKLEAVTYARENGVPFFGICLGMQIAVIEFARNVCGLPMADSTEFSPSTPDPVIYLMKEWFDYRTNSIQTRSEASEMGGTMRLGAYPCILAPESRARAAYGKDEVFERHRHRYEFNQKYRKVLEDKGMSVTGISPNGELVEIVEIPTHPWFLGCQFHPEFKSRPLDPHPLFVSFIQAAIVSHTQKG; this is translated from the coding sequence ATGAAGACGAAATTCATATTCATCACGGGTGGGGTCCTTTCTTCCCTTGGGAAGGGCTTGGCGGCCGCTTCCATCGGTGCCCTTCTCGAGGCCAGGGGTCTTCGGATCACGATCCAGAAGCTCGACCCATATATAAACGTGGATCCAGGGACCATGAATCCCTTTCAGCACGGGGAGGTCTTCGTCACGGACGACGGCGCCGAGACCGACCTGGATCTTGGGCACTACGAGCGGTACACGACAGTCCGTTTCGGGCAGCGGCACAACTATACCTCTGGGCGGATCTACCACAGCGTGATCACAAAGGAGCGTAAGGGGGACTATCTCGGAGGCACTGTCCAGGTCATCCCCCACGTGACGGACGAGATCAAGCAGGCCATCCTCCAGCTCGAAGGCGAGGCAGACATCGCCATCGTGGAGATCGGGGGGACCGTGGGTGACATCGAGGGGCTTCCATTTCTCGAGGCCATTCGTCAGCTCCGGGGGGATCTGGGCAGGGAGAACACCTTGTATGTCCACGTCACCTATGTCCCCTTCATCAAGACAGCAGGCGAGGTGAAGACAAAGCCCACGCAGCACAGCGTCAAGGAGCTCCGATCCATCGGCATCCAGCCCGACATCCTCCTCTGCAGGAGCGAGGTCCCCCTCGAAAAGGGGATAAAGGCCAAGATCGCCCTCTTTTGTGACGTGGAACCCGACCGGGTCATCACCGCCCAGGATGTGGGCTGCATCTACGAGGTCCCGCTCAAATTTCGGGAGGAGGGGCTGGATGAACGTATCATAGAGGCCCTTCGCATGTGGACCCGCGAGCCGATCCTCACGGACTGGGAGGACCTGATGGCACGTATACGCGAACCCCAGTACCAGGTCAGGATCGCCGTCGTGGGGAAATACCCCAACTTCTCAGAGGCATACAAGAGCCTCAACGAGGCCCTTGCGCACGGCGGATTCGCCAACATGGCCAAGGTCTCCATCGATTTCATCAACTCGGAGGAACTCCGGGGCCCTGAGCTCGTGGAGCGGCTCAGGGCCGTGGACGGCATCCTTGTCCCCGGAGGGTTTGGATCCCGGGGGATCCCCGGAAAGCTTGAGGCCGTTACCTATGCGAGGGAAAACGGGGTGCCTTTTTTCGGGATCTGTCTTGGAATGCAGATTGCCGTCATAGAATTTGCCCGGAACGTGTGCGGTCTTCCCATGGCGGACAGCACGGAATTTTCTCCGTCCACGCCGGATCCGGTCATCTACCTCATGAAGGAGTGGTTCGATTACCGGACGAACAGCATCCAGACACGGAGCGAGGCGAGCGAGATGGGGGGGACCATGAGGCTTGGGGCCTATCCGTGCATCCTGGCGCCCGAAAGCAGGGCCAGGGCCGCATATGGAAAGGACGAGGTCTTTGAGAGGCACCGTCATCGCTATGAATTCAACCAGAAATACCGCAAGGTCCTCGAGGATAAGGGGATGTCTGTCACTGGCATCAGCCCGAACGGAGAGCTCGTAGAGATCGTGGAGATCCCGACTCATCCGTGGTTTCTCGGTTGCCAGTTTCATCCGGAATTTAAGTCCCGGCCCCTGGACCCTCATCCCCTGTTTGTCTCCTTCATACAGGCGGCCATTGTCTCACATACCCAGAAGGGATGA
- a CDS encoding PTS sugar transporter subunit IIA, whose translation MVGVVIAAHGELARDLLQIAEFIVGKVERIRALSIDPSLDVNDIQGAISRTIKEVDDGSGVLILTDMFGGTPANMTLPFLREGAVEVVTGVNLPMLIRLCQCRDGGKGLSDVAREALEYGRKSINQASAILAKK comes from the coding sequence ATGGTAGGTGTCGTCATCGCCGCGCACGGCGAACTCGCTCGTGACCTTCTCCAGATTGCGGAATTCATAGTCGGTAAGGTGGAACGCATACGTGCCCTATCCATCGATCCCTCTCTGGACGTAAATGACATTCAGGGGGCAATCTCACGAACTATCAAGGAAGTGGACGACGGGTCAGGGGTCCTCATCCTGACGGATATGTTCGGAGGGACCCCTGCCAACATGACCCTTCCCTTTCTTCGAGAAGGCGCGGTGGAGGTCGTCACAGGCGTTAATCTTCCCATGCTCATTCGGCTCTGCCAGTGCCGGGATGGGGGAAAGGGCCTGTCGGACGTGGCGCGGGAGGCCCTGGAGTATGGACGAAAGAGCATCAATCAGGCATCGGCCATCCTTGCCAAGAAGTAG
- the lptA gene encoding lipopolysaccharide transport periplasmic protein LptA: MKASKKVCRKIFVLLLLSLSYGFAFPFLAHAAQDRDPGAIHISSESMEAMDQSGKVVFTGNVVAVQDDLTIHTDRLDVHYVKAEENVKGEGGRSVEKMVATGHVRITKGARTATGEKAVYDRRTETVTISGAAQVWEGRNRVSGDVITLYMNEDRSVVQSGSKGKVEAVVYPDEKVKAQGEK, from the coding sequence ATGAAAGCCTCGAAAAAGGTGTGCAGGAAGATCTTTGTATTGTTGCTCCTTTCCCTTTCCTATGGGTTTGCTTTTCCCTTCCTTGCCCATGCCGCTCAGGATCGGGATCCGGGGGCCATTCACATCTCGAGCGAGAGCATGGAGGCCATGGACCAGTCGGGGAAGGTTGTATTTACGGGAAACGTGGTGGCAGTCCAGGACGATCTCACGATCCATACCGACCGGCTTGATGTCCATTACGTCAAGGCAGAGGAAAACGTGAAGGGGGAGGGCGGCCGATCCGTGGAAAAGATGGTCGCGACCGGACATGTCAGGATCACCAAAGGGGCACGTACTGCGACCGGGGAGAAGGCTGTATACGACAGGCGGACCGAGACGGTTACTATCAGCGGGGCCGCCCAGGTCTGGGAAGGACGGAATCGCGTGAGCGGCGACGTCATCACCCTCTATATGAACGAGGACCGGAGCGTGGTCCAGAGCGGATCAAAGGGGAAGGTGGAGGCGGTGGTCTATCCCGACGAAAAAGTAAAGGCTCAAGGGGAAAAGTGA
- a CDS encoding RlmE family RNA methyltransferase: MKKVQDHYFKKAKQEGYPARSVYKLKEVQAARGFLKKGDTVLDLGAYPGSWSKYILEVIGPSGRLVAVDITPFRPFAENMIVIQRDITQLAPQDLLAIHPKFDSIVSDMAPKTTGHKALDHLRSVALAHKALELALAVGSEDCAFFCKVFQGSDFPAFLSEARAAFRTVNVVKPKSSRSESVEIFVFGTEIKLEG, encoded by the coding sequence ATGAAAAAGGTCCAGGATCACTATTTCAAGAAGGCGAAACAGGAAGGCTATCCGGCACGCTCCGTCTATAAACTGAAGGAGGTGCAGGCAGCCCGGGGTTTCCTCAAAAAGGGGGACACCGTCCTCGATCTGGGGGCATACCCCGGCTCATGGTCCAAATACATCCTCGAGGTCATCGGACCATCCGGACGACTCGTGGCCGTAGACATCACCCCTTTCAGGCCGTTTGCGGAAAACATGATCGTAATCCAAAGAGATATCACTCAACTTGCGCCCCAGGACCTCCTTGCAATCCATCCCAAATTCGACTCTATAGTAAGCGACATGGCGCCCAAGACCACGGGGCACAAGGCCCTCGATCACCTCCGCTCCGTGGCCCTCGCCCACAAGGCCCTCGAACTTGCGCTCGCCGTTGGGTCAGAAGACTGCGCCTTTTTCTGCAAGGTCTTCCAGGGAAGCGATTTCCCCGCCTTTCTCAGCGAGGCCAGGGCCGCCTTTCGCACGGTAAACGTAGTGAAACCCAAAAGCTCCCGCTCTGAGAGCGTGGAGATCTTTGTTTTCGGAACAGAAATCAAATTAGAGGGGTAG
- a CDS encoding HAD hydrolase family protein → MARTDPHIVLEKAAKVRLLVLDVDGVMTDGRIVYTTDGAQIHSFHVHDGLGLKLLMKAGVDVAVISSRTSSAVERRVRELGIGIFRQGVSGKLPVYEEIRDGCMVHDEEVCAVGDDWVDLPVLLRVGLSVAVRDARPPLQDYVDYVTGCPGGGGAVREVCDLILRARQAWGKCLGPYLGA, encoded by the coding sequence ATGGCCAGGACTGATCCCCATATCGTCCTTGAAAAGGCGGCGAAGGTCCGGCTCCTCGTCCTTGACGTGGACGGGGTCATGACGGACGGCAGGATCGTCTACACCACCGATGGGGCACAGATCCATTCCTTTCATGTCCATGACGGTCTGGGTCTGAAACTCCTCATGAAGGCCGGCGTTGATGTTGCTGTGATCAGCTCCCGGACCTCATCTGCCGTGGAAAGGAGGGTCAGGGAGCTCGGAATCGGGATCTTCAGGCAGGGCGTTTCCGGAAAGCTTCCTGTATACGAGGAGATCCGGGATGGTTGCATGGTCCATGATGAGGAGGTCTGCGCCGTGGGCGACGACTGGGTGGATCTGCCCGTGCTTTTGCGCGTAGGCCTTTCCGTCGCCGTTCGGGATGCCCGTCCCCCTCTTCAGGATTACGTGGATTATGTCACGGGATGCCCGGGTGGCGGCGGGGCGGTGCGGGAGGTGTGTGATCTCATCCTCAGGGCGCGGCAGGCGTGGGGAAAGTGCCTTGGGCCCTATCTGGGCGCATAG
- the rapZ gene encoding RNase adapter RapZ, with translation MTDPALPKTESSSPSQRMVQTVVITGMSGSGKSTALKAFEDLGYFCVDNLPIVLLPEFLSFADGTARKPTKVALVMDVRESTFLDQYHSIFTQIKEDGYHVEILFLDAGDDVILRRFSQTRRPHPLMPKKGNILDAIGLERMRLACLKECSSRVLDTSAMNVHQLRQEIFSLYEPRKRLDHLVLHVLSFGFKYGVPPDASLVFDVRFLPNPYFDPRLRPFDGTSPQIRQYVLEKAETQAFLERFSQFLFYLIPQYGTEGKSYLVIAIGCTGGRHRSVVIADHVANLIAMKGSDVIVTHRDKDKET, from the coding sequence ATGACCGATCCTGCCCTGCCGAAAACCGAATCGTCTTCTCCCTCTCAGCGAATGGTCCAGACCGTCGTCATCACCGGCATGTCAGGATCGGGCAAGAGCACGGCGCTAAAGGCATTCGAGGATCTGGGCTATTTTTGCGTGGACAATCTTCCCATCGTCCTCCTCCCCGAGTTCCTTTCCTTTGCCGATGGCACGGCGCGTAAGCCAACCAAGGTCGCCTTGGTGATGGACGTGCGGGAATCCACCTTTCTCGATCAGTATCATTCCATCTTCACCCAGATCAAAGAGGACGGCTACCATGTGGAGATCCTCTTTCTCGATGCTGGAGACGATGTCATCCTGAGGAGATTCAGCCAGACGAGACGGCCCCATCCTTTGATGCCGAAAAAAGGAAACATCTTGGATGCGATCGGGCTCGAAAGGATGCGTCTTGCGTGCCTGAAGGAGTGTTCGAGCCGTGTCCTCGATACCTCCGCAATGAATGTCCACCAACTTCGGCAGGAGATCTTTTCCCTCTACGAGCCCCGAAAGCGTCTGGACCATCTCGTCCTGCATGTCCTTTCCTTCGGATTCAAATACGGTGTCCCCCCGGACGCGAGCCTCGTTTTCGACGTCCGGTTCCTGCCGAATCCCTATTTCGATCCGAGACTTCGCCCGTTTGACGGGACAAGTCCCCAAATCCGGCAATACGTCCTCGAAAAGGCAGAGACCCAGGCCTTTCTGGAGCGTTTCTCCCAATTTCTTTTCTATCTCATCCCCCAGTACGGCACGGAAGGCAAATCGTATCTCGTGATCGCGATCGGCTGTACAGGAGGCCGTCATCGAAGCGTCGTGATCGCCGATCACGTGGCAAATCTGATCGCGATGAAGGGAAGTGACGTCATCGTGACTCATCGCGACAAGGACAAGGAGACCTAA
- the raiA gene encoding ribosome-associated translation inhibitor RaiA, which yields MSMRVSVTFRHCDSSDEIRNYVETRLQKIEKYGDGPMDVNVVLTVAKFRNIVDVVVTGNGLKAAAKEEQDDMHSAIDLVSDKIEKQLKKFRERQRERKGGETLASMAASKEPGVMTDTAASGAIHTEKMDPKPMSVQEAVEQLQIRGDDFLLFFNDQTRNVNCIYWRKDGDLGLIEP from the coding sequence ATGAGTATGAGAGTGTCGGTGACCTTCCGCCATTGTGACTCGTCTGACGAGATACGGAATTATGTGGAAACCAGGCTTCAAAAGATCGAGAAATACGGGGATGGCCCCATGGATGTGAATGTCGTACTGACTGTGGCGAAATTCCGGAACATTGTGGATGTCGTCGTGACCGGCAACGGTCTAAAGGCGGCGGCCAAGGAAGAGCAGGACGACATGCATTCTGCCATCGATCTTGTGTCGGACAAGATCGAAAAGCAGCTCAAGAAATTTCGTGAGAGACAACGCGAACGGAAGGGTGGAGAGACCCTCGCATCTATGGCCGCCTCTAAGGAGCCTGGCGTCATGACTGACACCGCCGCCTCTGGGGCGATCCACACGGAAAAAATGGATCCCAAGCCCATGTCGGTCCAGGAGGCGGTCGAACAGCTTCAGATCCGGGGAGACGATTTTCTCCTCTTTTTTAACGACCAGACGCGCAACGTGAATTGCATTTACTGGCGCAAGGACGGGGACCTTGGCCTTATTGAACCGTGA
- a CDS encoding (Fe-S)-binding protein — translation MTFTRDRKPPPDKGYRVLSRNNPSPGCSRCGACLSVCPVYRVTGQERMSPRGKVHLVRSSTHAGQAEVLETLSACLQCGACATVCSAGVSPAALVREARANRDLNTHLPWWVSGLTGERKVIQGLGRMVSGIPHSRGIASLFLHDPDIPRLLPLLRQESAVSRLSRNTPPPGGYPRIALFVGCIQNYLFPEITLAISDWFGGGLIAPVDQTCCGLAAWVSGDENRARDLARTNLAAFQKVRPDIIVTGCASCASMLRHTYPDLFPASTPEGQESRQMAAMVREMGELAGELGVIPPRKRGSGTVTYHAPCHQRFSLKSAKEVEQVLKSMPGMEFIPMEPGCCGYGGLFATRHPDLSRSVWEGRSKAWQKTGASTVVTTCSGCLLQLRLRSAECEEAPEVLHLAELASRHTGIAVHP, via the coding sequence ATGACCTTTACGAGAGATCGAAAGCCGCCTCCGGACAAGGGATACCGGGTGCTGTCCCGGAATAATCCATCTCCTGGCTGTTCCCGTTGCGGCGCGTGTCTCTCCGTCTGTCCGGTCTATCGGGTGACTGGACAGGAACGGATGTCGCCCCGGGGAAAGGTCCATCTCGTCAGATCCTCGACCCATGCAGGACAAGCCGAGGTCCTTGAGACCCTTTCGGCATGTCTCCAGTGCGGGGCCTGCGCCACTGTCTGCAGTGCCGGCGTCTCTCCGGCCGCCCTCGTACGAGAAGCCCGTGCGAACAGGGACTTAAATACCCATCTTCCCTGGTGGGTCAGCGGCCTTACAGGAGAAAGGAAGGTCATACAAGGCCTCGGAAGAATGGTTTCTGGCATTCCTCACTCACGGGGTATTGCATCCCTGTTCCTCCACGATCCTGACATACCCCGCCTCCTTCCCCTTCTCAGGCAGGAATCAGCGGTATCCCGCCTCTCCCGAAACACTCCGCCACCTGGAGGCTACCCGCGCATCGCCCTTTTTGTGGGATGCATCCAGAATTATCTCTTTCCGGAGATCACGCTTGCGATCTCCGACTGGTTCGGAGGCGGGCTAATCGCCCCGGTTGACCAGACCTGCTGCGGCCTTGCGGCCTGGGTCTCTGGTGACGAGAACCGGGCCCGGGATCTCGCCCGGACGAATCTGGCCGCCTTTCAAAAGGTGCGGCCAGATATTATCGTCACAGGCTGCGCATCCTGCGCCTCCATGCTCAGACATACCTACCCCGATCTCTTTCCCGCATCCACGCCGGAAGGACAGGAGAGCCGGCAGATGGCTGCCATGGTCCGGGAGATGGGGGAACTTGCAGGAGAGCTTGGCGTCATCCCCCCCAGAAAGAGGGGATCCGGAACCGTGACCTACCACGCCCCTTGCCATCAGAGATTTTCACTCAAAAGTGCAAAAGAGGTGGAACAGGTCCTTAAATCCATGCCAGGCATGGAATTCATCCCCATGGAGCCCGGCTGCTGCGGATACGGAGGGCTTTTCGCCACCCGCCACCCGGATCTCTCCCGGAGTGTCTGGGAAGGTCGCAGCAAGGCCTGGCAGAAAACCGGTGCCTCCACCGTGGTCACCACCTGCTCGGGCTGTCTCCTCCAACTTCGTTTGAGAAGCGCAGAATGCGAGGAGGCGCCTGAGGTCCTCCACCTCGCGGAGCTGGCCTCCAGGCACACGGGCATTGCCGTCCATCCCTGA
- a CDS encoding GNAT family N-acetyltransferase, with amino-acid sequence MLVRQARFSDIPGLLAIEEASHEDPWGRSAFSKAMDPAFTHSHLWVSCVVGTSRILGYICFQYILDEIYVVNLTTSRDMRRRGVASRLLGLCLAWGKRHGATRAILDVREGNIPARRLYEKFGFRQAGARKGSLLLEISL; translated from the coding sequence ATGCTCGTACGACAGGCGCGTTTTTCGGACATCCCCGGACTCCTTGCCATCGAGGAGGCCTCTCACGAGGATCCCTGGGGTAGATCCGCCTTCAGCAAGGCCATGGATCCCGCCTTTACCCACAGCCACTTGTGGGTGAGCTGTGTGGTCGGGACGAGTAGGATCCTTGGCTACATCTGTTTTCAGTATATCTTAGACGAGATCTACGTCGTCAATCTGACGACCTCCCGGGATATGCGCCGCAGGGGTGTGGCATCGCGCCTTCTAGGCCTGTGCCTTGCGTGGGGAAAAAGACATGGTGCGACAAGGGCGATCCTCGACGTCCGGGAAGGGAACATCCCTGCCCGGCGGCTCTATGAAAAATTCGGCTTTCGTCAGGCCGGTGCTAGAAAAGGATCACTCCTTCTGGAGATATCCCTCTAA
- the rpoN gene encoding RNA polymerase factor sigma-54, giving the protein MAIELRQQVKLAQQLVMTPQLQQAIKLLQLSRVELIEAIRQEIETNPVLDVTEADEPMTNGEIGAEAAEGLEAWDADQALSTLASSDQEKMPWEERALAETDWREMWEEDRRVAIQSYSYEQKELPDYDNFLSKSPGLADQLLWQLRLSRLEGKEREVGELIIGNLDPDGYLRMDLADIASDAGCDLETAEKVLKRIQFFDPVGVAARDLRECLLIQIRHYRIQDPLVHEIVSSHLHHMERHQYQLIAKATGRDIAEVLAAVQVIVHLDPKPGRAYGNEETHYIVPDLYVTKIGDDYVVTLNDEGIPHLKINSYWREAQARGLLGDDARLYIQEKLRSATWLMKSICQRQKTIQKVATSIFSFQREFLDKGIFYLKPLILRDVAEDVGMHESTISRVTTNKYAHTPQGIFELKYFFGFGLARENGADIASHTVKERIKQIIQSEDVAHPYKDTQIAEILAKEDIRIARRTVAKYREQLGILPASRRKRPDVALIRKTHSEEKEISDRGAL; this is encoded by the coding sequence ATGGCGATAGAACTTCGTCAGCAAGTAAAGCTCGCCCAGCAGCTCGTCATGACCCCTCAGCTGCAGCAGGCGATCAAGCTCCTGCAGCTTTCGCGCGTCGAACTCATCGAAGCCATCCGGCAGGAAATTGAGACCAACCCCGTTCTTGATGTGACAGAGGCCGATGAGCCTATGACCAATGGCGAGATCGGGGCGGAGGCTGCGGAAGGCCTCGAGGCATGGGACGCGGACCAGGCCCTATCGACGCTTGCGTCCTCGGATCAGGAAAAGATGCCGTGGGAGGAACGTGCCCTTGCCGAGACGGATTGGCGGGAGATGTGGGAAGAGGACCGGAGGGTTGCCATCCAGTCTTACTCCTACGAACAAAAGGAACTTCCTGACTACGATAATTTCCTGTCTAAGTCGCCCGGGCTTGCCGATCAGCTCCTCTGGCAGCTCCGGCTCTCCCGACTTGAAGGCAAGGAGAGGGAGGTGGGCGAGCTGATAATTGGAAACCTGGATCCTGACGGCTATCTTCGCATGGATCTGGCAGATATCGCCAGTGATGCCGGATGTGATCTGGAAACGGCAGAAAAGGTCCTCAAGAGGATCCAGTTCTTTGACCCCGTCGGGGTTGCGGCCCGGGATCTTCGGGAGTGTCTTCTCATCCAGATTCGTCACTACCGCATCCAGGACCCTCTTGTCCATGAGATCGTCTCCTCGCATCTCCACCACATGGAAAGGCATCAGTATCAGCTCATTGCCAAGGCAACAGGCCGAGACATCGCCGAAGTCCTTGCCGCCGTACAGGTTATTGTCCATCTCGATCCCAAACCTGGCAGGGCATACGGCAACGAGGAGACGCATTACATCGTTCCAGACTTGTACGTAACCAAGATCGGTGACGACTATGTGGTCACCCTGAACGACGAAGGTATCCCCCATCTCAAGATCAATTCCTACTGGCGCGAGGCCCAGGCCAGGGGACTTCTGGGAGACGATGCCCGGCTGTACATCCAGGAGAAACTCAGGTCGGCAACGTGGCTCATGAAGAGCATCTGTCAGCGGCAGAAGACCATCCAGAAGGTGGCTACCAGCATCTTTTCCTTCCAGAGGGAGTTCCTCGACAAGGGGATTTTCTACCTGAAGCCCCTCATCCTTCGGGATGTCGCCGAGGACGTGGGCATGCACGAATCAACCATCAGCCGGGTGACGACGAACAAGTATGCGCATACCCCTCAGGGGATATTCGAACTGAAATATTTCTTCGGATTCGGGCTTGCGCGGGAAAATGGGGCAGATATCGCAAGCCACACGGTCAAGGAACGCATCAAGCAGATCATACAGTCCGAGGACGTGGCCCATCCCTACAAGGACACCCAGATAGCCGAGATCCTTGCCAAGGAAGACATCCGCATTGCCCGACGGACCGTTGCAAAGTATCGTGAACAATTGGGCATCCTGCCAGCATCCCGGAGAAAGCGCCCTGATGTGGCGCTGATCCGCAAGACGCACTCGGAAGAAAAAGAAATCAGCGATCGAGGTGCCTTATGA